A genomic stretch from Candidatus Melainabacteria bacterium includes:
- a CDS encoding type II secretion system protein → MRVSKKLVRNAKGFTLIELLVVVIIIGILAAIALPNFIGAQDKAREASVKANMRTAQIAAEAFATDNGGTYPTAVDAAYESYFPGGKSDGATAATAGPVNPFTNAAEWPKASSLSGTVQSLRAAAPPAGLGSQGQVVYESASPPTTYAILGCGKSGAALGGTSANTTLVLSNQ, encoded by the coding sequence ATGCGAGTTAGTAAAAAGTTGGTGCGCAACGCGAAGGGTTTTACCCTTATCGAGTTGCTGGTTGTAGTAATCATCATCGGCATCTTGGCTGCGATTGCGCTACCGAACTTCATTGGCGCGCAAGACAAAGCTCGTGAAGCGTCAGTAAAAGCGAATATGCGTACTGCGCAAATCGCTGCTGAGGCTTTCGCCACTGATAACGGTGGCACATACCCGACCGCTGTGGACGCTGCCTATGAGAGCTACTTCCCAGGTGGTAAGAGCGACGGTGCTACAGCCGCCACTGCAGGACCTGTAAATCCATTCACCAACGCCGCTGAGTGGCCGAAAGCATCTTCCCTCAGCGGAACTGTTCAGTCATTGCGTGCTGCAGCTCCTCCGGCCGGACTTGGAAGTCAGGGACAAGTCGTCTATGAGAGTGCGTCGCCTCCTACTACATATGCCATTCTTGGTTGTGGTAAATCGGGTGCAGCGCTTGGCGGAACCTCCGCAAATACAACTCTGGTTTTGTCGAACCAATAA
- a CDS encoding LytR family transcriptional regulator, translating into MRPTNWTFVLIVCAVVGVIIGYILTLYFKPTLIPSALRVGSLTQPTTVLLLGTDVVYTDLGRHSNKKIDQNAFTGRSDTIMVCRLDPVRDTLSILSIPRDTEVPIPDNGTQKINAANAIGGPNLAVRTVSNFLQIPIDHYVVLNVHGLVDLVNELGGITVDVPQKMKYMDWTAKLKIDLEPGPHTLTGNQAMGFVRFRHDALGDIGRVQRQQIFIRAVLAKAIQPESWSHLPKLMEIASQYMSTDMTSSEMISMATFARAVPKKNQQMMLLPGDFAGNGWSSSSSEVRNIVSRLMGSSFVTSLRNEIHITIQNASSTPGEAFKVAKILQRKGYIVTVKQSASKIGPFQRTRVIAQKGNPDDAEQVMMDLGVQGEIVNASVGDIQSAVTVLVGEDLVPILSETK; encoded by the coding sequence TTGCGACCGACAAATTGGACTTTTGTTTTGATCGTCTGTGCCGTTGTAGGTGTCATCATCGGCTACATTCTGACGCTTTATTTCAAGCCGACATTGATACCATCTGCGCTGCGCGTCGGCAGTTTGACGCAGCCGACTACGGTTCTTTTGCTCGGCACTGACGTCGTCTATACCGATCTCGGGCGTCATAGCAACAAGAAAATCGATCAAAATGCCTTCACTGGTCGTTCGGATACGATCATGGTCTGCCGCCTCGACCCTGTCCGCGACACGCTCAGTATTCTCTCGATTCCCCGCGACACTGAAGTGCCGATACCTGATAACGGCACCCAGAAGATCAATGCTGCCAACGCCATTGGCGGTCCAAACCTGGCGGTTCGCACTGTGAGCAACTTCTTGCAGATTCCAATCGACCATTACGTGGTCCTGAATGTGCACGGGCTGGTCGATCTGGTCAATGAACTGGGCGGAATCACAGTCGATGTTCCCCAGAAAATGAAATATATGGATTGGACCGCCAAGCTCAAGATCGACCTCGAACCGGGACCACACACGCTCACCGGGAACCAGGCGATGGGATTCGTGCGCTTCCGCCATGATGCGCTGGGAGACATCGGGCGAGTGCAGCGGCAACAAATCTTTATACGCGCAGTGCTGGCAAAAGCAATTCAACCTGAGTCGTGGAGCCATCTTCCGAAGCTTATGGAGATTGCCTCTCAATACATGTCTACAGATATGACAAGCAGCGAGATGATTTCAATGGCTACTTTTGCCCGCGCCGTACCCAAGAAAAATCAGCAGATGATGCTTCTGCCGGGCGACTTCGCCGGCAACGGCTGGAGTTCCAGCAGCTCAGAGGTACGAAATATCGTCAGCCGTTTGATGGGGTCTAGTTTTGTAACGTCATTGCGTAACGAAATACATATCACTATTCAGAACGCGAGTTCCACGCCTGGTGAGGCATTCAAGGTTGCAAAGATTTTGCAACGAAAGGGTTACATCGTCACCGTCAAGCAATCAGCCAGCAAAATCGGACCGTTTCAGAGGACGAGAGTGATTGCACAGAAGGGAAATCCGGATGATGCCGAGCAAGTCATGATGGACCTTGGCGTTCAGGGAGAGATTGTTAATGCCTCGGTGGGAGATATACAAAGTGCTGTCACCGTGCTTGTCGGCGAGGATCTCGTGCCGATTCTGAGCGAAACTAAATAA
- a CDS encoding lipopolysaccharide heptosyltransferase family protein → MIPRLHKTNKILAINFGGIGDEVLFLPTLKTLRQAYPKAHITLLLEPRSRSIEQITDLIDATITFDIKKRPLYLADIVELVRLLQDGEYELILSSGSSKMVSILLFLGGANWRIGYDSGPLSRMLLTHPVKLNREQYASDMYHDLAVGLDPSAARNGTGTIPEIHIPQESLARMEEFLRTSDTKSGARKILLHPGTSRLAVEKGIIKTWEINDWIEFIKKLDRDPDCQPILAGGPDDTEIIKEIQAGLPSNTRLISSAGKTKSLADLAALTKLSDVLVCVDSAPMHIAVGARKPVVAMFGPTDEAKLLPKHPHFVALRAATASQPTLAVRGVQLPPDTVYQSVRCLLTELKDQESSLALHH, encoded by the coding sequence ATGATTCCAAGGTTACATAAGACAAACAAAATACTTGCCATCAATTTTGGAGGCATCGGCGATGAAGTCTTGTTTTTGCCGACGCTGAAGACACTGCGCCAGGCATATCCAAAGGCGCACATCACGCTGCTGCTGGAACCGCGCTCACGCTCAATCGAACAAATCACCGATCTGATCGATGCCACCATTACCTTCGACATCAAAAAACGTCCTCTCTATCTGGCCGATATAGTCGAACTGGTAAGACTGCTGCAAGACGGAGAGTACGAGCTGATTTTATCGTCGGGAAGTTCAAAGATGGTTTCTATCTTGCTCTTTCTGGGCGGCGCAAACTGGCGCATCGGCTATGACTCGGGTCCACTCTCGCGAATGCTTTTGACGCATCCGGTCAAACTAAACCGAGAGCAATACGCATCAGATATGTATCACGACCTCGCCGTCGGGCTGGATCCCTCCGCCGCTAGAAACGGCACAGGCACTATTCCTGAGATACATATTCCGCAAGAGAGCCTGGCGCGCATGGAAGAATTCCTGCGCACTAGCGATACCAAATCCGGTGCCAGAAAAATTCTCTTGCACCCAGGTACCAGCCGTCTTGCTGTCGAAAAAGGAATAATCAAAACCTGGGAAATCAACGACTGGATTGAGTTCATTAAAAAGCTTGACCGTGACCCTGATTGCCAGCCGATTCTCGCTGGCGGTCCAGACGACACTGAGATCATCAAAGAAATTCAGGCAGGCTTGCCGTCAAACACGCGTCTTATCTCTTCAGCCGGCAAGACCAAGAGCCTGGCTGACTTGGCGGCATTGACAAAGCTTTCCGACGTGCTCGTCTGCGTCGATTCCGCCCCTATGCACATCGCCGTGGGCGCAAGAAAGCCTGTCGTCGCGATGTTCGGACCAACAGACGAAGCAAAGCTCCTGCCCAAACACCCGCATTTTGTCGCTTTGCGGGCCGCTACTGCTTCCCAGCCGACTCTAGCCGTTCGCGGCGTTCAGCTTCCGCCAGATACTGTGTACCAGTCTGTGCGGTGCTTATTGACGGAATTGAAAGACCAAGAAAGCTCTCTGGCACTTCACCATTAA
- a CDS encoding HD domain-containing protein, which produces MARRHKILLVDDEIANVRLLNRVLGDEHEAFMCMGGEEAIKVLNEHDISLIITDQRMPVMTGVQLLEKSIEIRPDAIKILITGYTDVQALIDAINAGHVYKYIPKPWDADELRLTVKRALETYELKENNIRLIAELKEAFMQLEELSTGAIRALADALDAKCDYTSGHSLRVSRFAVLIGRALGLPTETLKDVELAGVLHDIGKIGVPESILWKPAKLTEEEHKIMSEHPIKSAQIIGELSCLVRAREYVLHHHEFLDGSGYPDGLKGDEIPLGARIILVADAYDAMTTDRPYRKAIGHHRALKELREKSGTQFDPKMVNALISVIGEEGELLVNGEVPESFLGLSIPSISTAQTGTQYLAEAERRERLESAGKQ; this is translated from the coding sequence ATGGCACGGCGACACAAAATTCTGCTCGTTGATGACGAAATAGCCAATGTCAGGTTACTTAACCGCGTACTGGGCGACGAGCATGAAGCGTTCATGTGCATGGGTGGCGAGGAAGCCATCAAGGTCTTGAACGAGCATGACATCAGTTTGATTATCACCGACCAGCGCATGCCGGTCATGACGGGCGTCCAGCTTCTGGAGAAGTCTATTGAGATTCGCCCTGACGCAATCAAAATTTTGATCACCGGCTACACCGACGTGCAGGCGCTCATTGACGCCATCAACGCCGGTCACGTCTACAAGTACATTCCCAAACCGTGGGATGCTGATGAGCTAAGGCTGACAGTCAAGCGGGCGCTTGAGACTTATGAGCTGAAGGAAAACAACATCAGACTGATCGCTGAGCTGAAAGAAGCCTTCATGCAGTTGGAAGAGCTTTCCACCGGCGCCATTCGCGCCCTGGCCGATGCTCTCGACGCCAAGTGCGATTACACTTCCGGTCACAGTCTGCGCGTCAGCCGGTTCGCTGTGCTGATCGGTCGAGCCCTGGGACTGCCCACTGAAACTTTGAAAGATGTCGAGCTGGCCGGCGTTCTGCACGACATCGGCAAAATCGGCGTGCCCGAGTCGATTCTCTGGAAGCCCGCCAAATTGACTGAAGAAGAACATAAAATCATGTCCGAGCACCCCATTAAGAGCGCTCAAATCATTGGTGAGCTGAGCTGCCTGGTGCGGGCTCGGGAATATGTTTTGCATCACCACGAATTCCTGGATGGCTCCGGCTACCCTGATGGGCTGAAGGGGGACGAAATTCCGCTCGGCGCTCGCATCATTCTCGTTGCCGACGCGTATGACGCGATGACCACAGATCGCCCTTATCGCAAGGCAATCGGGCATCATCGGGCGCTGAAAGAGCTGCGCGAAAAGTCAGGCACGCAGTTTGACCCTAAAATGGTCAACGCTCTCATCTCAGTTATTGGAGAGGAAGGCGAGCTGCTCGTTAATGGTGAAGTGCCAGAGAGCTTTCTTGGTCTTTCAATTCCGTCAATAAGCACCGCACAGACTGGTACACAGTATCTGGCGGAAGCTGAACGCCGCGAACGGCTAGAGTCGGCTGGGAAGCAGTAG
- a CDS encoding GAF domain-containing protein has translation MSEEIIVLEPVSDLYLKTEKLLFFRLAFAAVGMIISIGINLFTHSDFDYQPVTVVTVSILIISGLALLGALRSRFAVTDQRLMVLNAVMIAIDVLALTALVHITRGVESDLYVLYLLPILLSSYTFGREGITRTAMFVSFSYVGLLLAENASLLPYLLEPDKTSGLAAAYSQQLWRRILGRSTLLVSVAFIWGRFCEYMSGLAEQGANRLREQLKANEALVAEVKGQAAREILINSINSALRSTLDLNQIFETAVDELGRALQVSSCAIVCHSSYPDEPPVVCESISSSLKSDTGEARGIFNSVVCAFVLEHKSTYERDPVTNNLLKVFVFDNPAENETFKPIKEEVEKLNFSHLVIQPMMYADESKGVLLIGDRDSKRQWSASELDLIKSVAGQVVVAIEHAELVDQLSRKNKDLLQKNLNLDAKNSELRTVQSQLIHQEKMASLGRLVAGIAHELNNPINFVHGNLPYLREYFDDLKKIISIVDKIESEQKAEFDGLKRTLKYDFLVTDLDNILADLNDGADRIRHIIRNLRSFSRLDEAELKEASIQEGIESTLKILSEFYGRDKIPVETDFANIPPILCYPGQLNQVWMNLLSNAAQALGSVSEPLVKIRTEVENNKVVASISDNGPGIKPEVQSKIFEPFFTTKPVGQGTGLGLSICHSIMERHGGQIYCESSPDEGTTFRVEIPIYARASDLVRSVQESAYDPD, from the coding sequence GTGTCCGAAGAGATCATTGTATTAGAGCCAGTTTCGGACCTCTACCTCAAGACTGAGAAATTGCTTTTCTTCCGGCTTGCTTTCGCCGCAGTGGGCATGATCATCTCGATTGGCATCAATCTCTTTACTCACTCAGACTTTGACTATCAGCCTGTTACCGTCGTAACTGTTTCCATTCTGATTATCTCCGGGCTTGCGCTTCTGGGGGCGCTCAGGTCCCGGTTCGCCGTTACCGATCAACGCTTAATGGTATTGAATGCGGTGATGATTGCTATCGATGTTCTGGCTTTGACCGCCCTCGTGCACATCACGCGCGGTGTTGAGTCTGACTTGTACGTTTTGTACCTGCTGCCGATTCTGCTTTCCAGCTACACTTTCGGGCGTGAGGGCATCACCCGCACCGCAATGTTCGTGTCTTTCTCGTATGTTGGTTTGCTGCTTGCCGAAAACGCCAGTCTCTTGCCCTACTTGCTCGAGCCTGACAAAACGAGCGGTCTGGCAGCAGCTTATTCGCAGCAACTCTGGCGCCGCATTCTCGGTCGCAGTACGTTGCTGGTCAGTGTTGCCTTCATCTGGGGGCGTTTTTGCGAGTATATGTCGGGATTGGCTGAGCAAGGTGCAAACAGGCTGAGAGAGCAGCTCAAGGCCAACGAAGCACTGGTCGCCGAGGTGAAGGGTCAGGCTGCTCGCGAAATTCTCATCAACTCGATTAATTCAGCGCTGCGGAGCACCCTCGATCTCAATCAGATCTTTGAAACCGCTGTAGATGAGCTGGGACGCGCTCTTCAGGTAAGCAGTTGCGCCATCGTCTGTCACAGCTCATACCCTGATGAACCACCAGTGGTGTGCGAATCGATCAGCTCATCTTTGAAGTCGGATACCGGAGAGGCGCGCGGTATCTTCAATTCCGTCGTTTGTGCATTTGTTCTCGAACACAAATCGACTTACGAGCGCGACCCTGTCACAAACAATCTGCTCAAAGTCTTCGTGTTCGATAATCCGGCTGAGAATGAGACATTCAAGCCGATCAAGGAAGAAGTCGAGAAGCTCAATTTCTCCCATCTTGTCATTCAGCCGATGATGTATGCGGACGAGTCAAAGGGTGTTCTGCTGATCGGTGACCGCGACAGCAAGCGGCAGTGGAGTGCCTCTGAGCTGGATTTGATCAAATCTGTAGCCGGGCAGGTAGTGGTTGCCATCGAGCACGCGGAGCTGGTGGACCAGCTTTCGAGAAAGAACAAAGATCTTTTGCAGAAAAACCTCAACCTCGATGCCAAAAACTCCGAACTGCGAACCGTTCAGTCACAGCTCATCCATCAAGAGAAGATGGCTTCCCTGGGTCGACTGGTCGCCGGCATAGCGCACGAGTTGAACAATCCCATCAACTTTGTGCACGGCAATCTGCCCTATCTGCGTGAGTATTTCGACGATCTCAAGAAAATTATCAGCATCGTAGACAAAATCGAGAGCGAGCAGAAAGCAGAGTTTGACGGATTGAAAAGGACCCTCAAATACGACTTTCTCGTCACCGACCTCGACAACATTCTCGCTGATCTCAATGATGGAGCCGATCGCATCAGGCACATCATCCGAAATCTGCGCAGTTTCAGCCGTCTCGACGAAGCTGAGTTGAAAGAAGCTTCCATCCAGGAAGGCATCGAGTCTACATTGAAAATTTTGTCGGAGTTTTACGGGCGTGACAAGATACCGGTTGAAACTGACTTTGCAAACATTCCGCCCATACTTTGTTATCCCGGGCAGCTCAATCAAGTCTGGATGAACTTGCTCTCGAACGCCGCGCAGGCCCTGGGTTCGGTCTCGGAGCCGCTGGTGAAGATTCGGACTGAGGTGGAGAACAATAAAGTTGTAGCCTCAATTTCTGACAATGGGCCTGGTATTAAACCCGAAGTTCAGAGTAAAATCTTCGAACCTTTCTTTACGACCAAACCGGTTGGTCAGGGCACGGGGTTGGGTTTGTCGATCTGCCATTCCATTATGGAGCGGCATGGCGGGCAGATCTATTGCGAATCATCGCCGGATGAAGGCACAACCTTCAGGGTGGAAATTCCCATTTATGCCCGCGCTTCCGATCTCGTCAGGTCTGTACAAGAATCGGCTTATGACCCAGACTAA
- a CDS encoding tetratricopeptide repeat protein yields MATNVMTVVNDLISQQRWDEAYSTLNRFAQQQPNDPQIEYELGVLCFNMGRYADAEIHLKTSLSIYADNPEAHYHLGLTLLKEDRPQEAMPEFREACERKENFAVGHMHWGLALVAMGKLSGALGQFNQAIKCNPQMTSAYYQAAVACFNQGQFVDAVKYFQQACNVAPNLGEAYNGLGVTLAAMGKYEDAVQCFAKAWSVDNSLAVVQRNWASALVQLGQVEEAIRHYQEAVGVTTRVLSAKERAVTYNDWGVNLYRANRIDEAAEKLVYAVDVDPNFSQAHLNLGLVRNSLQEFEMAAEAFDKALQINPDQLEIALNSAITYLMVGRYSESLERLQQLQNKGAKSSELDFWLGYANLALGNSQAAQEFFEKSLYSNSTNYMALDGLGVCFALNNQHPEAIDKFTQCLALNRDYALGHLHLARSLEAVGRSDAALLEYREAVSRDPKCLLPEKETIEVLLRASHYEQVMDRSMKLLEIVPMDADAKLSLARAYRAQNKLPEAMGLLEAMLAVDPGNGPALVLMGQICLAQGRFVEADELFRVASTTFDGDAVLYYSWGKSLSLLGMHELALEKYAKASEIDPYDADVYEAWGAALKTLGRFGEAAEVFKRASEYM; encoded by the coding sequence ATGGCAACCAACGTAATGACTGTAGTCAACGATCTCATCTCTCAACAGAGGTGGGACGAGGCTTATTCGACGCTAAACCGTTTCGCGCAGCAGCAGCCCAATGACCCCCAGATCGAGTACGAGCTGGGAGTGCTCTGCTTCAATATGGGTCGATATGCGGACGCGGAAATTCACCTTAAGACGTCGCTGTCAATTTACGCCGACAATCCGGAAGCTCATTATCATCTCGGGCTGACGCTGCTCAAGGAAGATCGCCCGCAAGAGGCGATGCCTGAGTTTCGCGAAGCCTGTGAGCGCAAAGAGAATTTTGCTGTCGGGCATATGCACTGGGGTCTGGCTCTCGTTGCAATGGGCAAATTGAGCGGGGCGCTAGGACAATTTAATCAGGCGATCAAGTGTAATCCGCAGATGACTTCCGCCTATTATCAGGCTGCGGTGGCGTGCTTCAACCAGGGACAGTTTGTCGATGCCGTCAAATATTTTCAGCAGGCGTGCAACGTTGCGCCCAACCTGGGAGAAGCTTACAACGGACTGGGCGTCACCCTTGCCGCGATGGGCAAGTACGAAGACGCCGTGCAGTGTTTTGCCAAAGCCTGGAGCGTCGACAATTCGCTTGCCGTCGTGCAGCGCAACTGGGCATCAGCGCTGGTGCAGCTCGGACAGGTAGAAGAAGCAATCAGGCACTATCAGGAAGCAGTCGGCGTCACGACTCGCGTGCTCTCAGCCAAGGAGCGAGCTGTCACTTACAACGATTGGGGCGTCAATCTATATCGCGCCAATCGCATCGATGAAGCCGCTGAGAAGCTTGTTTATGCCGTCGATGTAGATCCGAATTTCTCGCAGGCGCACCTGAATTTAGGGCTGGTGCGCAACTCCTTGCAGGAGTTCGAGATGGCTGCCGAAGCTTTCGATAAGGCTTTGCAAATCAATCCTGATCAACTGGAAATCGCCTTGAACAGCGCCATCACATATTTGATGGTCGGTCGCTACTCCGAATCGCTCGAACGTTTGCAGCAACTTCAGAACAAAGGCGCAAAAAGCTCTGAACTTGATTTTTGGCTTGGCTATGCCAATCTCGCTCTCGGCAATAGCCAGGCGGCGCAGGAATTTTTTGAAAAGTCTCTCTATTCCAATTCGACAAATTACATGGCGCTGGATGGATTGGGTGTCTGTTTCGCTCTGAATAATCAGCATCCTGAGGCTATAGATAAATTCACGCAGTGCCTTGCTCTCAATCGCGATTATGCGCTCGGTCATCTGCATCTGGCTCGCAGTTTGGAAGCGGTAGGTAGATCTGATGCCGCATTACTTGAATATCGCGAAGCTGTTTCGCGCGATCCAAAATGCCTGCTTCCCGAGAAGGAGACGATTGAAGTCTTATTGCGCGCTTCTCACTATGAACAAGTGATGGACCGTTCCATGAAGTTGCTTGAAATCGTGCCTATGGATGCAGATGCGAAACTCAGTCTGGCCAGGGCTTATCGCGCTCAGAATAAACTGCCTGAAGCAATGGGTCTGCTGGAAGCGATGTTGGCTGTCGACCCGGGTAATGGTCCTGCGCTCGTGCTCATGGGGCAGATTTGTCTGGCGCAGGGGCGATTCGTCGAGGCTGATGAATTGTTTCGAGTCGCTTCCACGACGTTCGATGGAGACGCTGTGCTCTACTATTCCTGGGGCAAGAGCCTTTCATTGTTGGGGATGCACGAGCTGGCGCTGGAAAAATACGCCAAGGCGTCGGAAATTGACCCCTACGATGCAGACGTCTACGAGGCATGGGGCGCCGCTCTCAAGACGCTGGGTCGCTTCGGTGAAGCAGCAGAAGTGTTCAAGCGAGCTTCGGAGTACATGTAA
- the mraY gene encoding phospho-N-acetylmuramoyl-pentapeptide-transferase — protein MSLSSKEHVLNYLPGYTESPHLPLLALVSLAISSVLLYPYIGWLKKFQIQQYLREDGPKSHAHKAKTPTSGGVCIILASFITMVIWMVCFEKALDKYVALVFVWGLVCGIVGLLDDMAKVMQKANKGVSGKVRLGIETVVGLGLGFLLYQTGTTLYFPAHTVTAPSTVFVQGHHAGLFFYLIFGAFLTAATSNAVNLHDGMDGLAAGTSSLVFATMVFIFLATGQTNFAVMSAIMAGAVMGFLLWNRNPAAVFMGDTGSLFIGGIMAALVIAGGIVIWFVPLSLIYIAEALSVMAQVSYYKLTKPYTPEKPMSTPQLVIYKLTHKLPGEGKRIFRMAPLHHHFEAVLGEKGVAEWQVVVMFWIAQFILCLGVLGFLYFWR, from the coding sequence ATTTCTCTATCGTCGAAAGAACACGTTTTGAATTATTTGCCTGGATACACTGAATCTCCGCACCTGCCGTTGTTGGCTCTGGTATCGCTGGCGATATCGTCTGTGCTCCTGTATCCATATATCGGTTGGCTGAAAAAATTCCAGATTCAGCAGTATTTGCGCGAAGATGGACCGAAGAGTCACGCACACAAAGCCAAGACTCCGACATCGGGTGGTGTTTGCATAATCTTAGCCAGTTTCATCACTATGGTGATCTGGATGGTCTGCTTCGAAAAAGCCCTGGATAAATATGTGGCTCTGGTTTTCGTCTGGGGTCTGGTTTGCGGTATTGTCGGGCTTCTCGACGATATGGCTAAAGTCATGCAGAAAGCCAACAAAGGCGTCTCTGGAAAAGTCAGGCTGGGCATTGAAACGGTAGTTGGACTGGGGCTGGGTTTTTTGTTGTACCAAACCGGAACCACCCTATACTTTCCCGCTCATACCGTTACGGCGCCTTCGACGGTATTCGTGCAGGGGCATCATGCCGGGCTCTTCTTTTATCTGATTTTTGGTGCCTTCCTCACGGCCGCAACATCAAACGCAGTCAACTTGCACGACGGCATGGACGGTCTGGCCGCGGGCACGAGCTCACTTGTGTTTGCCACCATGGTTTTTATCTTTCTCGCTACTGGGCAAACCAATTTTGCTGTTATGTCGGCCATCATGGCGGGAGCCGTGATGGGCTTCCTGCTCTGGAACCGCAACCCGGCTGCAGTGTTCATGGGCGACACAGGCAGCTTGTTCATCGGCGGTATCATGGCGGCTCTCGTCATCGCCGGTGGCATTGTGATCTGGTTTGTTCCGCTCTCGCTCATTTATATTGCCGAGGCACTGTCAGTGATGGCACAGGTTTCATACTACAAGCTGACCAAGCCATACACGCCTGAAAAGCCGATGTCGACTCCGCAACTTGTAATCTACAAGCTGACGCATAAGCTGCCCGGGGAAGGCAAACGAATCTTTCGCATGGCACCCCTCCACCATCACTTCGAAGCCGTCCTTGGCGAAAAGGGTGTCGCCGAGTGGCAAGTGGTAGTGATGTTCTGGATCGCTCAATTCATTTTGTGTCTGGGCGTTTTGGGCTTCCTTTACTTCTGGCGCTGA
- a CDS encoding DNA recombination-mediator protein A encodes MPLEPSAATIPTVDELASELLLIQQSGPRRVAIIGTRNLPLPHQQLVEMLSYALVLSGNQVVTSGGANGCNMAVIRGAQRANPDRLEVILPQTLGQQPSEVQDLLIGIKNITEYPERRTMTLADASKICNHEIIDRAQQTICFLYHTSHTLLESVSYAKDHRKLVTNFYLD; translated from the coding sequence TGCCATTAGAACCATCCGCCGCGACCATTCCTACAGTTGATGAGCTAGCCAGCGAGCTGCTCCTCATTCAGCAATCCGGACCACGGCGAGTGGCGATAATCGGAACGCGCAACCTGCCCTTGCCTCACCAACAACTCGTCGAGATGCTCAGCTATGCACTCGTGCTGTCAGGCAACCAGGTCGTCACCAGTGGTGGTGCCAACGGTTGCAACATGGCGGTGATTCGTGGAGCTCAACGCGCCAACCCAGATCGCCTGGAAGTGATTTTGCCACAGACGCTCGGTCAGCAGCCCAGTGAAGTGCAAGACCTGTTGATCGGCATCAAAAACATAACTGAATATCCGGAACGTCGCACAATGACGCTGGCTGATGCAAGTAAGATCTGCAACCACGAAATTATCGACCGTGCACAGCAGACTATATGCTTCCTGTATCACACAAGCCACACATTGTTAGAGTCTGTAAGCTACGCCAAAGATCATCGTAAATTAGTCACTAATTTCTATCTTGATTAG